In bacterium, the sequence AGATGCAGGAAAACCCATAGGCTTAGAAAATTTGAAAAAACTTGTAGAGATAACACCCGATGTCCCCAAAATTGCCATAGGGGGGATCTCTGAAGAAAACGCACTAAGCGTGATACAAACGGGGGTATGTGGTATTGCTGTATCCAGTGCCATAATGAAATCCACAAATCCATACGAATCTGCCAGGCGTTTGAGAGAAATTGTTGAAAAGGGATTGAAAGGATAACCAACTTAAGAAAACAACGAAGAGCCAGGCGGAAATCAAAACCCAAGAAAAATTAAAAGATCAAAACAATTTCTCAAGACTCAGAATTTGGGATAGATTAAAAAATCCGGCATTCATCAAAGCCCTTTTAATTTACATAGCACCACTTGCTAAATCCTTTGATTCTCTTTCAACAAGAACACAAACAAAGATATAACTCATGCAAAAAAAGATAACAACGTTGTCAAGTTAACATAGGGAAAACAGAAAGCCAATACCGAAAAATATTAATTCAAAAGTTCAAATACCTTCAACACCAACAATAAGCATAACTAAATGGGATTAGTTGAAATAGAAAAGTGAAATCCAAACCTGCACCAAATTTAAAGCTTAACTGTACACGGCTACCATTGAACCTATTTAAAACCCTATTTTTAGTTTGGGGTTCAGATTAATCCTTTGCACTGTTATCCTTTGCACTGTTATAAGACACACTTTAAAATCTAAACATGAACGTATTTATAGCCCTTCTCCTTTCATGGTACATTAAAGAGTTTAATGTAGCATTAAGACTTACAGGGGATAATCTTCTTGATGTCAATGAGACAATCACCGTAGATTTTGAGAATGAAAAAAGACATGGTATCTATAGGAACATCCCTGTTAAATTTAGAAACGACCAGTTATCCATAAAGGTTATTTCTGCAGGAAGTTATGACTTCGAAGAAATGCCATGGGTCTTAAAAAGAGGTCCAGACTATCTCACTATAAGGATCGGAGATCCTGATAAATACGTATCAGGTGTGGTAAGATACTACATTAACTATCAAACTGAGTATGCAGTTTTTGACAGTCTCAATTATCAATATTTTATCTGGAATGTCACAGGAAATAGCTGGAATGTCCCCATAGATTCGGTAATTTGCAATATTGCATTACCCGTTTTGCCATTGGAAGCCCGTGCTTACACAGGGTTCTTTGGGGCAAGGGGGAAAGATGCAAAGATATACGCTGACAGCATTCAAGGTTACCTTTCTTTTGCCACAACGAGAGCCCTGGAACCTTACGAAGGCCTCACAATCCTGCTTAAATTTCCTCCAAACACGTTTAAAGTCCAAAGCAAGATTTCAAAGCTTGGAAAACTCTTTCTTAAGCTATGGCCATTATTCATACCCTTTATCGCTTTTTTTATTCTCTTCTTGGAGTGGTACAAACGGGGAAGAGACCCGTATACCGGGACCATTGTTGTACAATATCAACCTCCCGAAGATTTGACCCCTTCAGAAAGCGGAACAATCTTTGACGAGAAGGTTGATCCGAGGGATATAACAGCAGAAATCGTTTTCTTAATGCTAAACGGATACATCCAAATAGAAGAGGGAGACAAAAAAGAAATCATAATCAAAAAGCTAAAAGATTGTGACGAAAATCTTAAACCTCACCAGTGTGCAATTTTAAAAAGCCTCTTTAAGCCCGAATATGCAAAGGAAGACAACAAAGTTGTAAAAATTTCGGATCTGAAAAACCGCTACTATAAGGAATTCAAGAAAATCAGTCGTGAAATCTACAAAAGCCTCACAACGAGAGGCTATTTCAGAGAAGAGCCAGAAACTGTTAGAGCCTCTTATTACGCCATCGGAGTCGGAATTTCAATGGGAATCGGGATTGTAGGGCAGTTATTAATGAAAAACAGCACAAGCAATTTGTTCATAATAATCTTCTCCGCAATCTTAAATTTCTTGATCTTTTCTTTCTTTGGAAGAATAATGGTAGCTAAGACTGAGAAAGGAGCACAAGCCTTGAGATACTTGAGGGGGCTCCGAGAATTTATACATACCGTTGAAAAAGAAAGGCTTAAACTCTTTGCCCTTGATAATCCAGAAATGTTTAAAAGACTGCTCCCCTATGCCATAGCCTTCGGAGAAGAGGAAAAATGGGGAAAAGTTTTTGATGAAATATTTGAAGAGATAAAAGAACGAGTTGAATTTGGCTACGTGAGAGTCCACTCCTTCGTCCCAACAATGACCTATCTCAATTCTACCCTTTACAGTATTCCCCACTCCTCTGGCGGTAGTCATGGCGGATTTAGTGGCGGTTTTAGCGGCGGTGGCGCAGGTGGCGGTGGTGGAGGTGCGTGGTAAGTTCACCCTTTTCACAAACTTTCTTTTATAATTAAAGCATGAAGATTCTTCTTACAGGCGGCTGCGGATTTATTGGGTCTCATATTCAAGACTACTACATCAAAGAAGGTCACGAAGTAGTAGTCGTTGATAACCTTACCTCTGGGAAGAAGGAACACCTAAATCCAAAGGCAAAATTTTACCAACTGGATATTCGCGATCTGGAAGGTCTTGAAAAAGTATTTTCTGAGGAAAAACCGGATATTGTGAATCACCACGCTGCCCAGATTAGCGTAATATATTCCACTAAGAATCCACAAGAAGATGCGGATACTAACATTCGAGGAACCATAAACCTCTTAGAACTCTCAGTAAAACACGGCGTCAAAAGATTCATCTTCTCCAGCAGTGGAGGTGCGATATATGGAAACCCAATTTACCTGCCTTGTGATGAACTTCACCCCATTGACCCCCTCAGCCCTTACGGAATTTCAAAATATGCGGGCGAAATGTACATAAGATACTTTTACAAAAATTTTGGGCTTGATTACGTTATACTGAGATATGGTAACGTCTACGGTCCCCGTCAGGATCCTTATGGAGAGGCAGGGGTTGTCGCAATATTTGGAATGAACATGCTGAAAAATGAAGATTGCTATATTTATGGTGATGGCAATCAGGAAAGAGACTTTATATATGTTGAGGATGTGGCAAGAGCGAATATACTTTTCACAAAATTGGGAAAACTGGCAGAGAGGGAGTTTAATATAGGTTCTGGCAAGGGAACATCGGTTAATGAACTTTTTAAAATGATGAAAAAAATAACAAGGTACAGTAAACAACCTATTTACAAAGAACCAAGAAAGGGTGAGGTTTACAAGATCTATCTGAACGTTGACAGGGCAAAAAAAGTGGGCTGGTCGCCAACAGTAAATTTTGAGGAAGGTATTGAAAAAACTATTGAACATTTAAGAAAATCTTGAATATGGCCATTAAGCGTTACTATATTAGAATTTACGGAATCGTTCAGGGTGTAGGCTTTAGATATTTTGCCTATCGGCTTGCAACAAACATGGGCATCAGCGGATACGTAAAAAACATGCCTGACGAATCGGTGGAAATTGAAGCGGAAGGACCAGAAGACGTTCTTGAACAATTTTTAAGAAGGGTAGAGGAAGGTCCACCAGCCGCTGTTGTTGAAAGGGTAATAAAAGAAGAAATTCCTCCAACAGGTGAAAAGGGATTCGAAATCAAGCACTAACTAAAATTAAATCTGTTCGAACGAAAAAGGGGGCCAATTGGACCCCTTTTTCGTTCTCCCGAAATTTGTTTACTATTCTATGGTCCCCAGTATTGTGAATTCTACTCTTCTATTCATTTGATAATCTTCCTCGCTCCTTTCGGGATATACCACCAGTCTTCTTTCACCATATCCTTTCGCTATAAGGCGATCAGGCGATATATTGTGAACCTTAATGAGGTAGTCTCTCACCGCATTGGCTCTTGCCTGAGACAACTTCAAATTGTATGCATCAGAACCCCTTGAATCTGTATGTCCTCCAATCTCCACCTTAACATTGGGATACTCCTTAAGGAACAACGCAATCGAGTCAAGTACTGGATAGGACTCAGGCCTTACGTCAGCTTTGTTAAACTCAAAGTAAATATTTCTAAAGGTAAATACCATCTTCTTCTTGAGAAGGGCTATATCCTTTGTAGTCTTCTTTCCACCCTCAATAACAAAGGTAGTTTCAAAGGGGATATACTTTTCTGCCTGAGCTTTTACCTTGTATAAACCTTCTTTCAATTTAAGAGAGAATTCTCCGTTTTCCGATGTATTTATTGTCTCAATCAGATTGCCAACAGAATCGTAAATTTCAACCGTTGCAACAAGGGGTGAAAGGGATTTCGCATCAACAACCTTTCCAATCAATTCTCCTTCTCTTGGTACAATGGTATAATTCTTAGTAAGTGTCTCTAATGGTTTTATGTCAAAGGTTTCGTAAATGGGTTTGTAATTTGCCTCTTCAATCTTAATAGAATACACACCCTCAAGGTACTTTTTGGAGGCCTTACCAGTCGAATCTGTCAGAAGGGTATCAGCCTTTCCTGACTCGTCCATAACGATCACAGGAACATAAGCCTTTGGTAGTCCTGTTACAAAATCGGTTACCATAACAACCAGTTCTCCTACCAATGGCTTCAAATAGAAGGTGGTTTTAACCTTCTCTTTCTTATCCACAAAGATTAAGGTATCCTTCGATGTATAATTCTCTGCATACACACTTATTTTGGTCCAGCCCCATGGTATTTTAACTCTAAACTTCCCATCCCCTTCAGTGGTTACTCTTCTTTCTTTACCATCGTATCCTTCAATCGTAACTCTTGCAATCAATGGACTCCCTGTCGTTGAATCAATGATTGTTCCCTCAATCCTTTGAATTATTGGGCTCCTAAATCCTGCCGTTACTGTTGCCGAAAGACCTTCTGCAGAGGTTATAAGACCACTCTGGTTGGAAATACCCGCATTTATGAACATGAAGGGAAGCTGAAAGCCCGTTCCCAAAGAGAAGCTGGGTTTCTGGCCACCCCCGAAAGTCGCACCGAGCAAAATTGGAAGGAATGTATTTAGTTCCATTGCAAGGGAAAGTCTCGGCGTAGTACTGGAAAGAGCAGAGTTTTTGAAGCCCTGTTCAAGATCAAAATAAAACTTCAGAGGCAACCTGTAGAAATCATACATTCCGGAAATCCTCAGTATTACAGGAAGTTTAGTATTGAAACTTCCTGCGTTCCTTTCAAT encodes:
- a CDS encoding acylphosphatase, producing the protein MAIKRYYIRIYGIVQGVGFRYFAYRLATNMGISGYVKNMPDESVEIEAEGPEDVLEQFLRRVEEGPPAAVVERVIKEEIPPTGEKGFEIKH
- a CDS encoding NAD-dependent epimerase/dehydratase family protein, which gives rise to MKILLTGGCGFIGSHIQDYYIKEGHEVVVVDNLTSGKKEHLNPKAKFYQLDIRDLEGLEKVFSEEKPDIVNHHAAQISVIYSTKNPQEDADTNIRGTINLLELSVKHGVKRFIFSSSGGAIYGNPIYLPCDELHPIDPLSPYGISKYAGEMYIRYFYKNFGLDYVILRYGNVYGPRQDPYGEAGVVAIFGMNMLKNEDCYIYGDGNQERDFIYVEDVARANILFTKLGKLAEREFNIGSGKGTSVNELFKMMKKITRYSKQPIYKEPRKGEVYKIYLNVDRAKKVGWSPTVNFEEGIEKTIEHLRKS
- a CDS encoding DUF5723 family protein, whose amino-acid sequence is MKRLFIMLFLVNLTWAYPIISFNGEWYGTTGHFGPYSVFHSPQNLAGKYNPSFVLMLPYLHAGFNNDLISLDFYNRLAPMDTITDEFKQDVLEKIGDNFEFSQYLSAMPIGLSIGPIGVASRTVEAAKVNIPRDLFRIGLYGVQVNKTYDFTSLQAEVISYLQHTLGFGFSERISNRKVHFGFSGSYILGQAYAKITSRTGKVEVADTAIEVKDTVEFMYSTPDYVYDMRNFSVGEIYKPSGYGFSLSLGSSVELTPKFTLGLAIENLFSNIKWNSDSTFTGVAAITSSRFNLYDLYKADSLREIFTDTIERNAGSFNTKLPVILRISGMYDFYRLPLKFYFDLEQGFKNSALSSTTPRLSLAMELNTFLPILLGATFGGGQKPSFSLGTGFQLPFMFINAGISNQSGLITSAEGLSATVTAGFRSPIIQRIEGTIIDSTTGSPLIARVTIEGYDGKERRVTTEGDGKFRVKIPWGWTKISVYAENYTSKDTLIFVDKKEKVKTTFYLKPLVGELVVMVTDFVTGLPKAYVPVIVMDESGKADTLLTDSTGKASKKYLEGVYSIKIEEANYKPIYETFDIKPLETLTKNYTIVPREGELIGKVVDAKSLSPLVATVEIYDSVGNLIETINTSENGEFSLKLKEGLYKVKAQAEKYIPFETTFVIEGGKKTTKDIALLKKKMVFTFRNIYFEFNKADVRPESYPVLDSIALFLKEYPNVKVEIGGHTDSRGSDAYNLKLSQARANAVRDYLIKVHNISPDRLIAKGYGERRLVVYPERSEEDYQMNRRVEFTILGTIE
- a CDS encoding DUF2207 domain-containing protein, giving the protein MNVFIALLLSWYIKEFNVALRLTGDNLLDVNETITVDFENEKRHGIYRNIPVKFRNDQLSIKVISAGSYDFEEMPWVLKRGPDYLTIRIGDPDKYVSGVVRYYINYQTEYAVFDSLNYQYFIWNVTGNSWNVPIDSVICNIALPVLPLEARAYTGFFGARGKDAKIYADSIQGYLSFATTRALEPYEGLTILLKFPPNTFKVQSKISKLGKLFLKLWPLFIPFIAFFILFLEWYKRGRDPYTGTIVVQYQPPEDLTPSESGTIFDEKVDPRDITAEIVFLMLNGYIQIEEGDKKEIIIKKLKDCDENLKPHQCAILKSLFKPEYAKEDNKVVKISDLKNRYYKEFKKISREIYKSLTTRGYFREEPETVRASYYAIGVGISMGIGIVGQLLMKNSTSNLFIIIFSAILNFLIFSFFGRIMVAKTEKGAQALRYLRGLREFIHTVEKERLKLFALDNPEMFKRLLPYAIAFGEEEKWGKVFDEIFEEIKERVEFGYVRVHSFVPTMTYLNSTLYSIPHSSGGSHGGFSGGFSGGGAGGGGGGAW